Part of the Gramella sp. Hel_I_59 genome, CTCTTTTAATACCTAAAGCGGTTACAACTACTTCATCTAATTGCGCAGAATCCTGCTCCATAACAACATCGATTTGATCGGTGCTGCTTATAGCATACTCTACTTCTTTTAGACCAACGAAAGAAAATACAAGTATATCACCCTGTTGTCCGGTGATACTGTAATTTCCATCGAAATCTGTTTGGGTACCAGTGCCAGTACCTTTAATAAGAACGTTCACACCAGGAAGGGGTAGACCATCTGAGTCAGTCACCGTACCCGTAATGGAACGTTCCTGTGCAAAAGTTATTTGCACCACGAACGCCAGTAATAGCGTTAAAATACTACTAAACTTTGTTTTCATTTTAAAATTTGTTTGAATTAGCCGACGCCAAATGTGATAATAAATGGTTAATAAACCAAGCTTTTATTCTCAAAAAACGTGCTTTATTAGAAGGTTTTGTTAAATCCGGTGTTATTTGTTGATAAATTGAAGACTTGTTAAAAACAATATGTAATTGGAAGCTGAGTTTGAGGATTTTTTATATCTGTATAGACTAATTTCTATGTCATATAAACTCCATCTAAGTGTTTCGAAGATGAAACTGTTTGAAAAATAGATAGTAACGTATTTGAATAATCCTTTTTTATTTATATCTTTGCAAACCCTAAAAATCGGGGGATTAAATTTTATTAATAATTAGTGTATAGGAAATTATGCCAACAATTTCACAATTAGTACGAAAAGGAAGAGCCAAAATAACCAAGAAGAGTAAATCGGCTGCTTTGGATTCGTGCCCTCAACGGAGAGGTGTTTGCACACGTGTGTATACCACTACTCCTAAGAAACCAAACTCTGCTATGAGAAAAGTAGCAAGGGTAAGGTTGACAAACGGGAAAGAGGTTAACGCCTACATTCCTGGGGAAGGACACAATCTACAAGAGCACTCGATAGTATTGGTTAGAGGTGGAAGGGTAAAAGATTTACCAGGTGTTAGATATCACATTGTTCGTGGTGCGCTAGATACTGCCGGTGTTGAAGGTAGAACTCAGCGAAGATCTAAGTACGGTGCAAAACGCCCTAAGAAGTAATTAAAAACTTTTAATGTAAAGAAATGAGAAAAAGACAGGCGAAAAAGAGACCGCTTTTACCAGATCCAAAATTTAACGATCAGCTAGTTACACGTTTCGTGAACATGATGATGTGGGATGGTAAGAAGTCGGTAGCCTTTAAAATTTTCTATGATGCTATTGCAATTGTAGAGGAGAAAAAACAAGACGAAGAGAAATCTGGTTTGGAAATTTGGAAAGATGCTCTTTCTAACGTTATGCCTCATGTTGAAGTGAGAAGTAGACGTGTAGGTGGTGCAACATTTCAGATTCCAATGCAAATTCGTCCAGACCGTAAGGTTTCTACTGCTATGAAGTGGTTAATTAGTTTTGCACGTAAGAGAAATGAAAAGTCTATGGCTGGAAAGCTATCTGCTGAGATTCTTGCTGCTGCAAAAGAAGAAGGAGCTGCTGTTAAGAAAAGAGTAGATACTCATAAAATGGCTGAAGCTAACAAAGCATTCTCTCACTTTAGATTCTAAAACAACATGGCACAAAGAGATTTAAAATTTACTAGAAATATTGGAATTGCGGCTCATATTGATGCAGGTAAAACTACAACAACTGAGCGTATCCTTTATTATACAGGTATAAGTCATAAGATCGGTGAGGTTCATGATGGTGCTGCCACTATGGACTGGATGGAGCAAGAGCAGGAGCGTGGTATTACTATTACTTCTGCAGCAACACACTGTAAGTGGATGTACCGCGATCAGGAATTCACTGTAAATATTATTGATACTCCAGGTCACGTTGACTTTACCGTAGAGGTAGAACGTTCATTGCGTGTTCTTGATGGAGTTGTTGCATTGTTCTCTGCAGTAGACGGGGTTGAGCCTCAGTCTGAAACTGTTTGGAGACAGGCAGATAAATATAGAGTTCCACGTCTAGGTTTCGTTAATAAAATGGACCGTCAGGGTGCAGATTTCTTCAACGTATGTCGTCAGGTAAGAGAAATGCTTGGTGGTAACCCGGTGCCATTACAGGTGCCTATCGGTGATGAAATCGACTTTAGAGGTGTGGTTGATCTTATTTCTAAGAAAGCGATTATCTGGAATGATGAGGATCATGGGATGACTTATGATACTATCGACATTCCTGAAGAGCTTTTAGATGATGTTAATAAGTACCGAACAGAATTAGTAGAAGCAGTAGCTGAATACGATGAAGCATTGATGGAGAAATTCTTCGAGGACGAAAGTTCTATTACAGAAGATGAGATCATTGCTGCATTAAGAGCTGCAACTATAGATATGAGCATCATTCCAATGATGTGTGGTTCTGCATTCAAAAATAAAGGTGTTCAGGCGATGCTTGACGCTGTTATGCGTTACCTTCCTTCTCCAGTAGATGTTGAAGCAATTGAAGGTACTAATCCTGATACAGGTGCAGAAGAAAGTCGTAAGCCAAATGTGGATTCTCCATTTTCTGCGCTTGCCTTTAAAATTGCTACCGATCCTTTCGTTGGACGTCTGGCATTCTTCCGTGCTTATTCGGGTACTCTTGATGCTGGTTCTTACGTGTTAAACGTACGTTCAGGTAAAAAAGAACGTATTTCAAGAATATATCAAATGCACTCTAATAAACAAGAGCCTATCGATAGTATCGAAGCTGGAGATATTGGAGCTGCTGTTGGATTTAAGGACATTAAAACTGGTGATACTCTTACAGATTTGAACCACCCAATCGTTCTTGAATCAATGTCTTTCCCTGCACCGGTAATCGGTATCGCTGTTGAGCCTAAAACAAAGGCCGACGTTGAGAAAATGGGTATGGCATTAGCTAAGCTTGCTGAAGAAGATCCTACTTTTACTGTAAAGACTGACGAAAATTCTGGACAAACGATTATCTCTGGTATGGGTGAGCTTCACCTTGAGATTATCATTGACCGAATGAAGCGTGAGTTTAAAGTGGAAGTAAACGTTGGTGAGCCTCAGGTTGAGTACAAAGAAGCTGTA contains:
- the rpsG gene encoding 30S ribosomal protein S7, whose product is MRKRQAKKRPLLPDPKFNDQLVTRFVNMMMWDGKKSVAFKIFYDAIAIVEEKKQDEEKSGLEIWKDALSNVMPHVEVRSRRVGGATFQIPMQIRPDRKVSTAMKWLISFARKRNEKSMAGKLSAEILAAAKEEGAAVKKRVDTHKMAEANKAFSHFRF
- the rpsL gene encoding 30S ribosomal protein S12, coding for MPTISQLVRKGRAKITKKSKSAALDSCPQRRGVCTRVYTTTPKKPNSAMRKVARVRLTNGKEVNAYIPGEGHNLQEHSIVLVRGGRVKDLPGVRYHIVRGALDTAGVEGRTQRRSKYGAKRPKK
- the fusA gene encoding elongation factor G, giving the protein MAQRDLKFTRNIGIAAHIDAGKTTTTERILYYTGISHKIGEVHDGAATMDWMEQEQERGITITSAATHCKWMYRDQEFTVNIIDTPGHVDFTVEVERSLRVLDGVVALFSAVDGVEPQSETVWRQADKYRVPRLGFVNKMDRQGADFFNVCRQVREMLGGNPVPLQVPIGDEIDFRGVVDLISKKAIIWNDEDHGMTYDTIDIPEELLDDVNKYRTELVEAVAEYDEALMEKFFEDESSITEDEIIAALRAATIDMSIIPMMCGSAFKNKGVQAMLDAVMRYLPSPVDVEAIEGTNPDTGAEESRKPNVDSPFSALAFKIATDPFVGRLAFFRAYSGTLDAGSYVLNVRSGKKERISRIYQMHSNKQEPIDSIEAGDIGAAVGFKDIKTGDTLTDLNHPIVLESMSFPAPVIGIAVEPKTKADVEKMGMALAKLAEEDPTFTVKTDENSGQTIISGMGELHLEIIIDRMKREFKVEVNVGEPQVEYKEAVRRDADQREVYKKQSGGRGKFADIVFTMGPVDEDFEGEGLQFVDSIKGGRIPKEFVPSVEKGFKEAMKNGPLAGFTMDTLKVELKDGSFHPVDSDQLSFELAAKMGYKAAAKSAGAVILEPIMKVEVVTPEENMGDIVGDLNRRRGQVNNMSDRSGAKVIKAEVPLSEMFGYVTTLRTLSSGRATSTMEFSHYAETPSNISEEVIKAAKGAANE